A section of the Streptomyces sp. NBC_00178 genome encodes:
- a CDS encoding NUDIX domain-containing protein — protein MGRIDYLHDPAAPPANSVVPSVVAFVRNEAGAVLLIKRSDNGRWALPGGGHDVGESISDTVVREVWEETGIKAEVIDVSGIYTDPGHVMLYDDGEARQQFSICFRARPIGGAVRTSDETTQVRWVPPADLSGFDIHPTMRLRIEHAMDEARPTPYIG, from the coding sequence ATGGGACGCATCGACTACCTCCACGATCCGGCTGCCCCGCCGGCAAACTCGGTGGTGCCGTCCGTCGTGGCGTTCGTACGAAATGAAGCCGGGGCCGTTCTCCTCATCAAGCGATCGGACAACGGCCGTTGGGCACTGCCCGGCGGCGGCCACGATGTAGGCGAGTCCATCAGCGACACCGTGGTGCGTGAGGTCTGGGAGGAGACTGGCATCAAGGCCGAAGTCATCGACGTGTCCGGGATCTACACAGACCCCGGACACGTGATGCTGTACGACGACGGTGAGGCTCGACAGCAGTTCAGCATCTGTTTCCGCGCTCGCCCCATCGGTGGCGCAGTGCGAACGAGCGATGAAACCACTCAGGTCCGCTGGGTTCCCCCAGCGGACCTGAGTGGTTTCGACATTCACCCCACCATGCGGCTTCGAATCGAGCACGCCATGGACGAGGCTAGGCCGACGCCCTATATCGGCTGA
- a CDS encoding HD domain-containing protein, whose amino-acid sequence MTTTGLTKWAYPLAEELLAEPLPRRWAHCQGVAERARAIASVLGDDAELLEAAAVLHDIGYAPDLAVTGFHPLDGARYLRDVAHADERIVQLVAHHSCAWMEAEARGMSEELEAEFPRERAELEDALCYCDMNTTPDGTSTNPVDRVNEIAGRYGPDSLIGTFIRRAEPEILACTARVVLRLAEAKRQPI is encoded by the coding sequence TTGACGACAACGGGACTGACGAAGTGGGCCTACCCACTCGCGGAGGAGTTGCTGGCAGAGCCTTTGCCGCGTCGGTGGGCGCACTGCCAGGGCGTTGCGGAGAGGGCGCGGGCTATCGCTTCCGTCCTGGGCGACGACGCGGAGCTGTTGGAGGCCGCGGCGGTGCTACACGACATCGGTTACGCCCCAGACCTGGCCGTGACCGGCTTTCACCCGCTGGACGGCGCCAGGTACCTACGGGATGTGGCGCACGCGGACGAGCGGATCGTGCAGCTGGTGGCTCACCATTCCTGCGCGTGGATGGAAGCTGAGGCGCGCGGGATGAGCGAGGAGCTGGAAGCCGAGTTTCCGCGCGAGCGCGCGGAGCTTGAGGATGCGCTCTGCTACTGCGACATGAACACCACACCAGACGGCACGTCGACCAACCCAGTGGATCGAGTCAATGAGATCGCGGGCCGGTACGGGCCTGACAGCCTGATCGGCACCTTCATTCGGCGGGCCGAACCGGAGATCCTCGCATGCACCGCGCGCGTAGTGCTGCGGCTCGCAGAGGCCAAGCGTCAGCCGATATAG
- a CDS encoding GntR family transcriptional regulator, translated as MTELPAAADLMRDHGVSRGVALRVFGVLQKEGIAEPVPGGRWRVIRPGEGGDRRPLAERLADVIADDALEVGAAFPSTTELSARFGVSRPTVSKALDKLESAGLLSEARQGKRRTVRALPKRTESSQS; from the coding sequence ATGACCGAGTTGCCGGCGGCCGCAGACCTAATGCGTGACCATGGGGTCTCTCGCGGCGTCGCTCTGCGGGTCTTTGGGGTCCTTCAGAAGGAGGGGATCGCGGAGCCGGTGCCTGGGGGGCGGTGGAGAGTGATCCGCCCCGGGGAAGGCGGCGACCGTCGGCCGCTGGCTGAGCGACTGGCGGACGTGATCGCGGATGACGCCCTGGAGGTGGGGGCAGCCTTTCCCAGTACGACGGAGCTCAGTGCGCGCTTTGGAGTCTCGAGGCCCACCGTGAGTAAGGCTCTCGACAAGCTAGAGTCCGCTGGGCTGCTGTCCGAAGCCAGGCAAGGGAAGCGGCGCACCGTAAGGGCGCTGCCGAAGCGAACGGAGTCTTCCCAATCTTGA
- a CDS encoding AAA family ATPase yields the protein MRISQCEIINYRGLRHASFTDIGDEPLIVVSGQNGTGKSLVLNALKTFWSNTFHGYSDIGPWGDYCSIQVSVTLTEEEWETCRSWAPRVGLPALPPKQTAPFQERMYFSKGQGLREDSMTTIMHLLRNSVFRESNSFATLDFLPAVRYFPLVSSPGVDLSLLSSDSVASERRELYNRPGPNDLASFPNVVSYLAALDYEYLLNQRQGVTSEDDYGVIQRAFHAATGKSLTRPEINPSSLNSRIEVRLPDGHSHGLEALSSGEQEMLGIMYYMRRLSASGGVLLIDEPEQHLHPTLQAALFSVVQNLADRAQVWAVTHSPKLLATAPASAAYQLRSPSESVENQVQRLQDEPSRRALISDLGITVAALLQSDFLLVVEGETDSKWLLDLLPVELGRAHVLVAGSGKDVLAAHRTLENSPLGIPWLCLIDRDLMDEAEVQAKMSRFSHLHIWPFREIESLFLNAKLIFATLVNSGYEVTEREVEVALGGSADDLQEDVIYQKTLKELNQLHPAPSPKREGGKYVQYEQYLRDYADSAVAKANDLNQVRSKVEAEVGRGWSKEWPVLVDPKAAISKIHGKFRCFANSAAFKDALTARIRLDESVRPVALEEFRRRITALLEAP from the coding sequence ATGCGTATTTCGCAATGTGAGATCATAAACTATCGAGGACTGCGGCATGCTAGTTTCACTGATATTGGAGATGAGCCCCTGATCGTTGTGAGTGGACAGAACGGCACGGGTAAAAGTCTTGTCCTGAACGCGTTGAAAACGTTCTGGAGCAACACCTTTCACGGTTACTCGGATATAGGCCCGTGGGGAGATTACTGCTCAATTCAAGTGAGTGTGACGCTCACGGAGGAAGAATGGGAAACGTGTCGATCATGGGCCCCTCGAGTGGGGTTGCCGGCTTTGCCTCCAAAGCAGACTGCGCCGTTTCAGGAGCGAATGTATTTCAGTAAGGGGCAAGGGCTTCGCGAGGATAGTATGACCACCATCATGCACCTGCTAAGGAATTCCGTATTCAGGGAGAGTAATTCGTTTGCGACTCTTGATTTCCTGCCAGCGGTGAGATATTTTCCTCTCGTATCCTCGCCTGGCGTGGACCTCTCCTTGCTCTCCAGTGACTCAGTTGCCAGCGAAAGAAGAGAACTTTACAACCGCCCTGGACCCAATGATCTGGCAAGTTTTCCGAATGTGGTGAGTTATCTAGCTGCCTTGGATTATGAGTACCTGCTTAACCAGAGGCAAGGTGTCACTAGCGAAGATGACTATGGCGTGATCCAGCGAGCTTTTCATGCTGCGACTGGAAAGTCGTTGACTCGCCCGGAGATTAACCCTAGCAGCCTTAATAGTCGAATTGAAGTCCGCCTCCCGGATGGTCACTCGCATGGCCTTGAGGCTCTTTCTAGCGGCGAACAAGAAATGCTGGGAATCATGTATTACATGCGGAGACTCTCTGCCTCCGGTGGAGTTCTGCTGATCGATGAGCCTGAACAGCATCTACACCCAACCCTGCAGGCGGCTCTCTTTTCCGTTGTGCAAAATCTCGCCGATCGAGCGCAGGTTTGGGCTGTCACGCACTCTCCGAAATTGCTCGCAACTGCGCCAGCCTCGGCCGCTTACCAGCTGCGGAGTCCGTCTGAATCTGTGGAAAATCAAGTCCAGAGATTGCAAGATGAACCTTCTCGGCGAGCCCTTATTTCAGATCTAGGGATAACGGTTGCCGCGTTGCTGCAGAGTGATTTTCTCTTGGTTGTGGAAGGTGAAACAGACTCTAAATGGCTGTTGGATCTACTTCCTGTGGAGCTCGGTCGAGCCCACGTTCTTGTAGCTGGGAGTGGAAAGGATGTTCTAGCAGCTCACAGAACTCTCGAAAATTCACCCCTAGGCATTCCGTGGCTCTGCCTCATCGATCGCGACTTGATGGACGAGGCGGAGGTGCAAGCGAAGATGTCACGGTTCAGTCATCTGCACATCTGGCCGTTTCGAGAGATCGAGAGCTTGTTCCTGAACGCAAAACTAATTTTTGCGACCCTTGTCAATTCAGGATACGAAGTCACCGAGCGGGAGGTGGAGGTGGCTTTGGGGGGTTCAGCAGATGATCTCCAGGAAGATGTCATCTATCAGAAAACACTGAAGGAATTGAATCAGCTTCACCCTGCGCCGAGCCCAAAAAGAGAGGGCGGAAAGTATGTGCAGTATGAGCAGTACCTTAGGGACTATGCAGATAGTGCGGTGGCTAAAGCAAACGATTTGAACCAAGTGCGTTCAAAGGTGGAAGCTGAGGTCGGCAGGGGTTGGTCAAAAGAATGGCCTGTCCTTGTTGACCCTAAAGCGGCTATTTCGAAAATTCATGGGAAATTCCGTTGCTTCGCAAATTCGGCGGCTTTCAAGGATGCGCTTACGGCTAGGATTCGCCTGGATGAAAGTGTGCGCCCCGTCGCACTTGAGGAATTTAGGCGGCGTATTACCGCGCTTCTTGAGGCTCCTTAA
- a CDS encoding lytic polysaccharide monooxygenase auxiliary activity family 9 protein: MAALTTARRKAAGTVVALGVVPLALTALAAAPAAAHGSLTDPVSRVSACFAEGPENPRSAACRAAVAAGGTQALYDWNGVNIANAAGNHRGLIPDGKICSAGNDKFKGLDLPRADWPSTPMEAGRHTFRFRATAPHKGSFALYLTKPDYDPAQPLKWSDLREKPFAEATDPALVDGSYVFDGTVPQASGRQLVYTVWQRSDSPEAFYACSDVAFGGGSGGSGDTVEAAPAPVASAPSETDIDEGADKSSVEHGGHGDDDAATGAEVTKAAPAAGTTAPGAASEAAANAPEPDSAAAPAGGDVLAETGGSAATSYLTVGGAAALALGASALFVSVRRRAAGGAHRR, translated from the coding sequence ATGGCCGCCCTCACCACCGCCCGTCGCAAGGCCGCAGGAACCGTCGTCGCGCTCGGCGTCGTCCCACTCGCGCTGACCGCGCTCGCCGCCGCCCCGGCCGCCGCCCACGGTTCGCTGACCGATCCGGTCAGCCGGGTCTCGGCCTGTTTCGCGGAGGGGCCGGAGAACCCCCGGTCGGCGGCGTGCCGGGCCGCGGTGGCGGCGGGCGGCACCCAGGCGCTGTACGACTGGAACGGTGTGAACATCGCGAACGCGGCGGGCAACCACCGCGGGCTGATCCCGGACGGCAAGATCTGCAGCGCGGGCAACGACAAGTTCAAGGGGCTCGACCTGCCGCGCGCCGACTGGCCGTCCACGCCCATGGAGGCGGGCAGGCACACCTTCCGCTTCCGGGCGACCGCGCCGCACAAGGGCTCGTTCGCGCTGTACCTGACCAAGCCGGACTACGACCCGGCGCAGCCCCTGAAGTGGTCGGACCTGCGGGAGAAGCCGTTCGCCGAGGCGACCGACCCGGCGCTGGTGGACGGGTCCTACGTCTTCGACGGCACCGTCCCGCAGGCGTCCGGACGGCAGCTGGTCTACACGGTCTGGCAGCGCTCGGACTCCCCCGAGGCCTTCTACGCCTGCTCCGACGTCGCCTTCGGCGGCGGGAGCGGCGGCTCGGGCGACACGGTCGAGGCCGCCCCGGCGCCGGTCGCGTCCGCCCCGTCCGAGACGGACATCGACGAGGGCGCGGACAAGTCGTCGGTCGAGCACGGCGGCCACGGCGACGACGACGCGGCGACCGGCGCGGAGGTCACGAAGGCCGCTCCGGCGGCCGGGACCACCGCGCCCGGGGCGGCGTCCGAGGCCGCTGCGAACGCCCCGGAGCCCGACAGCGCCGCCGCTCCCGCCGGGGGCGACGTCCTCGCCGAGACGGGCGGCAGCGCCGCCACCTCGTACCTGACGGTCGGCGGAGCGGCGGCGCTGGCCCTCGGGGCGAGCGCCCTGTTCGTCTCCGTACGCCGGCGGGCCGCCGGTGGAGCCCACCGGCGCTGA
- a CDS encoding esterase/lipase family protein: MLPWTRPRRSPRARRTITALILALTAFVAAPTATAGAATTGTAAPSRGWNDYSCKPSAAHPRPVVLVHGTFGNSVDNWLVLAPYLVNRGYCVFSLDYGQLPGVPFFNGLGPIDRSAGQLDVFVDKVLGATGAAEADLVGHSQGGMMPNYYLKFLGGAAKVNALVGIAPDNHGTTLLGLTRLLPYFPGIEDLLTMNTPGLADQVAGSAFLTKLNAGGDTVPGVRYTVIATRFDEVVTPYRTQYLSGPNVRNVLLQDLCPVDLSEHVAIGTIDRIAFHEVENALDPAHATPTTCASVIG; the protein is encoded by the coding sequence ATGCTGCCCTGGACCCGCCCCCGGCGCTCCCCCCGCGCCCGCCGCACGATCACCGCCCTGATCCTCGCCCTCACCGCGTTCGTCGCCGCCCCCACGGCGACCGCCGGTGCGGCCACCACGGGGACCGCCGCCCCCTCCCGCGGGTGGAACGACTACTCCTGCAAGCCCTCCGCCGCCCACCCCCGCCCCGTCGTCCTCGTCCACGGAACCTTCGGGAACTCGGTCGACAACTGGCTCGTCCTCGCGCCGTACCTGGTCAACCGGGGCTACTGCGTCTTCTCCCTCGACTACGGACAGCTCCCCGGCGTGCCGTTCTTCAACGGCCTCGGCCCCATCGACCGGTCGGCCGGACAGCTCGACGTGTTCGTCGACAAGGTCCTCGGCGCCACCGGCGCCGCCGAGGCCGACCTCGTCGGCCACTCCCAGGGCGGCATGATGCCCAACTACTACCTGAAGTTCCTCGGCGGCGCCGCCAAGGTGAACGCCCTCGTCGGGATCGCCCCCGACAACCACGGCACCACGCTCCTCGGCCTCACGCGGCTGCTGCCGTACTTCCCCGGCATCGAGGACCTCCTCACCATGAACACCCCCGGGCTCGCCGACCAGGTCGCCGGCTCCGCCTTCCTCACCAAGCTCAACGCGGGCGGCGACACCGTGCCCGGAGTCCGCTACACCGTCATCGCGACCAGGTTCGACGAGGTCGTGACCCCGTACCGCACGCAGTACCTGAGCGGTCCGAACGTACGCAACGTCCTGCTCCAGGACCTGTGCCCGGTCGACCTCTCGGAGCACGTCGCGATCGGCACCATCGACCGGATCGCCTTCCACGAGGTCGAGAACGCCCTCGACCCCGCGCACGCCACACCGACGACCTGCGCCTCGGTCATCGGCTGA
- a CDS encoding DNA polymerase Y family protein — translation MSDEPAVLYLRFRRIGGGPPDGADYEGLLALLGAFTPVVEAAPPRAALADVGGALRYFGQDAAGLASVIRVRALALHGVDCAIGAAANPMLARMAARRAPAGTTLVVPPGEAAGFLAPLPVAALDGVGAATARTLCGYGLDSIGRTAAAPLATLQRITGVRAGRELWERANGIDRTRVVPNAAARSVAAERTFPRDELDPEQHRRALLSLTEELGARLRGDGQVCRSLAVSVRYADRSGYATLTRSRTLAEPTAHSAALTSLAYRIQDSFALQRARVRGIGLRAEGLHDAERASRQLTFDPVDERARRIEAVSDRLRARFGPQAVKPGRLAA, via the coding sequence ATGAGCGACGAACCGGCCGTCCTGTACCTGCGGTTCCGCCGGATCGGCGGAGGGCCGCCGGACGGCGCTGACTACGAAGGGCTGCTCGCCCTCCTGGGGGCGTTCACCCCGGTCGTCGAGGCGGCCCCGCCCCGCGCGGCGCTCGCCGACGTCGGCGGGGCGCTCCGCTACTTCGGGCAGGACGCGGCGGGCCTGGCCTCGGTGATCCGGGTGCGCGCCCTCGCCCTGCACGGGGTGGACTGCGCGATCGGCGCGGCCGCCAACCCCATGCTGGCGCGGATGGCCGCGCGCCGGGCGCCGGCCGGGACGACCCTCGTGGTGCCGCCCGGTGAGGCCGCCGGCTTCCTCGCGCCCCTGCCCGTGGCCGCCCTGGACGGTGTGGGGGCGGCGACCGCGCGCACCCTGTGCGGATACGGCCTCGACTCCATCGGCCGGACCGCCGCGGCGCCGCTCGCCACCCTCCAGCGGATCACCGGGGTGCGGGCCGGGCGCGAACTGTGGGAGCGGGCCAACGGCATCGACCGTACGCGGGTCGTGCCCAACGCCGCGGCCAGGTCCGTCGCAGCCGAACGCACCTTCCCCCGCGACGAACTGGACCCGGAGCAGCACCGGCGCGCCCTCCTCTCGCTCACCGAGGAACTGGGTGCCAGGCTGCGGGGCGACGGGCAGGTGTGCCGCTCGCTCGCGGTCTCGGTGCGCTACGCCGACCGGAGCGGGTACGCGACGCTCACCCGCAGCCGCACGCTCGCGGAGCCCACCGCGCACTCGGCGGCGCTCACCTCGCTCGCGTACCGCATCCAGGACTCCTTCGCCCTGCAGAGGGCGCGGGTGCGGGGCATCGGGCTGCGGGCGGAGGGGCTGCACGACGCCGAACGCGCCTCCCGCCAGCTCACCTTCGACCCGGTGGACGAACGGGCGCGGCGGATCGAGGCGGTGTCCGACCGGCTGCGCGCCAGGTTCGGCCCGCAGGCGGTGAAGCCCGGGCGGCTCGCGGCCTGA
- a CDS encoding DNA polymerase III subunit alpha: protein MPGFTHLHTVSGFSLRYGASHPERLAERAAERGMDSLALTDRDSLAGTVRFARACEKAGIRPLFGAELAVAPQEGEGRYRRARTPARGGSFVDESAPRVTFLARDGALGWAGLCRLVTAAHAPDAGAPDAGQPLLARSALPADGLTVLLGPASEVGAALAAGRPDRAAALLAPWREIYGDALRLEAVHHGREGTGPGSLRLAARTVGFAAEQGVRAVLTNAVRYADPGQGPVADVLDSARRLVPVDPRRSPLDSGERWLKDARAMRETAGRIATAAGLGRDAGERLLAETRATADACRVGPADDLGLGSVHFPEPHLVGAGLRTAQRVLASRAAAGMVRRGYDRRRDHWERMHHELDIIAHHGFASYFLTVAQVVDDVKGMGIRVAARGSGAGSLVNHLLGIADADPLEHGLLMERFLSKRRFVLPDIDIDVESARRLDVYRAIIDRFGVERVATVSMPETYRVRHAIRDVGAALSMDPAETDRLAKAFPHIRARDARAAMEELPELRAVAGRKERYGRLWELVEALDALPRGIAMHPCGVLLSDDSLLRRTPVMPTSGEGFPMAQFDKDDVEHLGLLKLDVLGVRMQSAMAHAVTEVKRASGREVDLDAVPQGDPETYRLIRSAETLGCFQIESPGQRDLVGRLQPATFHDLVVDISLFRPGPVAADMVRPFIEARHGRAPVRYPHPDLEGALRDTYGVVVFHEQIIEMVDIMTGCGRGEADRVRRGLSDPGSQDRIRVWFAGRAAERKYGAEVIARAWEIIEAFGSYGFCKAHAVAFAVPTYQSAWLKAHHPAAFYAGLLTHDPGMYPKRLLLADARRRGVPVLPLDVNRSAAAHRIELVSGENGDKWGLRLALSDVHGISEAEVARIEAGQPYASLLDFWQRARPGKPAAERLAQVGALDAFGANRRDLLLHLSELHRAQRSSGSGAAGAQLPLGGGHRTGSIGLPDLNDAERLSAELGVLSMDVSRHLMGDHHAFLEELGAVSAKRLREARHGETVLVAGAKAATQTPPVRSGRRVIFTTLDDGTGLVDLAFFDDSHAACAHTVFHSWLLLVRGVVQRRGPRSMSVVGSAAWNLAELAELRRTGGLDAVAARLAEVPGADEGEEEAAEPGRRIQMSTGYEMNPWADLQPAGEGTPTGRKLWHRSPGSAG, encoded by the coding sequence GTGCCAGGGTTCACGCATCTGCACACCGTTTCCGGGTTCTCCCTGCGGTACGGGGCGTCGCATCCGGAGCGGCTGGCCGAGCGCGCCGCCGAGCGGGGGATGGACTCCCTCGCCCTGACCGACCGCGACAGTCTCGCGGGCACGGTCCGCTTCGCCAGGGCCTGCGAGAAGGCCGGGATACGTCCGCTCTTCGGAGCCGAGCTCGCGGTGGCACCGCAGGAAGGGGAGGGGCGCTACCGCCGGGCACGTACGCCGGCCCGGGGAGGTTCCTTTGTCGATGAATCCGCACCCCGGGTCACCTTCCTCGCCCGGGACGGCGCACTCGGCTGGGCCGGGCTGTGCCGGCTGGTCACCGCCGCCCACGCCCCGGACGCGGGCGCCCCGGACGCCGGGCAACCACTGCTCGCCCGGTCCGCGCTGCCCGCCGACGGGCTCACCGTGCTGCTCGGCCCCGCCTCCGAGGTCGGGGCGGCGCTGGCCGCCGGCCGCCCCGACCGGGCCGCCGCACTGCTCGCCCCCTGGCGGGAGATCTACGGCGACGCCCTGCGCCTCGAAGCCGTCCACCACGGCCGCGAGGGCACCGGGCCCGGCTCGCTGCGGCTCGCCGCGCGTACCGTCGGGTTCGCCGCCGAGCAGGGGGTGCGGGCCGTGCTGACCAACGCCGTCCGGTACGCCGACCCCGGGCAGGGCCCGGTCGCCGACGTACTCGACTCCGCCCGCAGGCTCGTCCCCGTCGACCCGCGGCGCTCCCCCCTCGACAGCGGGGAGCGCTGGCTCAAGGACGCCCGCGCGATGCGGGAGACCGCCGGGCGGATCGCCACCGCCGCCGGGCTCGGGCGCGACGCGGGGGAGCGGCTGCTCGCGGAGACCCGGGCGACCGCCGACGCCTGCCGCGTCGGTCCGGCGGACGACCTGGGCCTTGGCAGTGTCCACTTCCCCGAGCCGCACCTCGTCGGGGCCGGGCTGCGTACCGCCCAGCGGGTACTGGCCTCCCGCGCCGCCGCCGGCATGGTGCGGCGCGGCTACGACCGCAGGCGCGACCACTGGGAGCGCATGCACCACGAGCTGGACATCATCGCCCACCACGGCTTCGCCTCCTACTTCCTGACGGTCGCCCAGGTCGTCGACGACGTGAAGGGGATGGGGATACGGGTCGCCGCGCGCGGCTCCGGCGCCGGGTCCCTGGTCAACCACCTGCTCGGGATCGCCGACGCCGACCCGCTCGAACACGGGCTGCTCATGGAGCGCTTCCTGTCCAAGCGGCGCTTCGTGCTGCCCGACATCGACATCGACGTGGAATCGGCCCGGCGCCTCGACGTCTACCGCGCGATCATCGACCGCTTCGGCGTCGAGCGGGTCGCGACCGTGTCCATGCCCGAGACCTACCGGGTGCGCCACGCCATCCGCGACGTCGGTGCCGCGCTCTCCATGGACCCGGCCGAGACCGACCGGCTCGCCAAGGCGTTCCCGCACATCCGGGCCAGGGACGCCCGCGCCGCGATGGAGGAACTGCCCGAACTGCGCGCGGTGGCCGGACGGAAGGAGAGGTACGGCCGGCTCTGGGAACTGGTGGAGGCGCTGGACGCGCTGCCGCGCGGTATCGCCATGCACCCGTGCGGGGTGCTCCTCTCGGACGACTCGCTGCTGCGGCGCACACCCGTCATGCCCACCAGCGGCGAGGGCTTCCCGATGGCCCAGTTCGACAAGGACGACGTGGAACACCTCGGGCTGCTCAAGCTCGACGTGCTCGGCGTACGCATGCAGTCGGCGATGGCGCACGCGGTGACCGAGGTGAAGCGGGCCTCGGGGCGGGAGGTCGACCTGGACGCCGTGCCGCAGGGCGACCCGGAGACGTACCGGCTGATCAGGAGCGCCGAGACGCTGGGCTGCTTCCAGATCGAGTCGCCCGGCCAGCGTGACCTGGTCGGCAGACTCCAGCCCGCCACCTTCCACGACCTGGTGGTCGACATCTCGCTGTTCCGGCCGGGCCCGGTCGCCGCCGACATGGTGCGGCCGTTCATCGAGGCCAGGCACGGACGCGCGCCCGTGCGCTACCCGCATCCCGACCTGGAGGGCGCGCTCCGCGACACCTACGGCGTGGTCGTCTTCCACGAACAGATCATCGAGATGGTGGACATCATGACCGGCTGCGGCCGGGGCGAGGCCGACCGGGTGCGGCGCGGACTCTCCGACCCCGGGTCGCAGGACCGGATCAGGGTCTGGTTCGCGGGGCGCGCGGCGGAGCGGAAGTACGGCGCCGAAGTGATCGCCCGCGCCTGGGAGATCATCGAGGCGTTCGGCAGCTACGGCTTCTGCAAGGCGCACGCGGTCGCCTTCGCCGTGCCGACGTACCAGTCCGCCTGGCTCAAGGCGCACCACCCGGCGGCCTTCTACGCCGGGCTGCTCACGCACGATCCGGGGATGTACCCCAAGCGCCTGCTGCTCGCGGACGCGCGGCGGCGCGGGGTCCCCGTGCTGCCGCTGGACGTGAACCGGTCCGCAGCCGCTCATCGGATCGAACTGGTGTCTGGCGAGAATGGAGATAAATGGGGATTGCGGCTGGCCCTCTCGGACGTCCACGGCATCAGTGAGGCCGAGGTCGCCCGGATCGAGGCCGGGCAGCCCTACGCCTCACTGCTGGACTTCTGGCAGCGGGCCAGGCCCGGGAAGCCCGCCGCCGAACGGCTCGCGCAGGTCGGCGCACTGGACGCCTTCGGTGCCAACCGGCGGGATCTTCTGCTGCACCTGTCCGAGCTCCACCGCGCCCAGCGGAGCTCCGGCTCCGGCGCGGCGGGAGCCCAGCTCCCGCTCGGCGGCGGACACCGGACCGGCAGCATCGGGCTGCCCGACCTCAACGACGCCGAACGCCTCAGCGCCGAGCTGGGCGTGCTCAGCATGGACGTCTCGCGCCACCTGATGGGTGATCACCACGCGTTCCTCGAAGAGCTGGGCGCGGTCTCCGCCAAGCGGCTGCGGGAGGCCAGGCATGGGGAGACCGTGCTGGTCGCGGGCGCCAAGGCGGCCACCCAGACCCCGCCGGTCCGCTCCGGCCGCCGGGTCATCTTCACCACCCTGGACGACGGTACGGGCCTGGTCGACCTGGCTTTCTTCGACGACAGCCACGCCGCCTGCGCGCACACCGTCTTCCACTCCTGGCTGCTGCTGGTGCGCGGGGTGGTCCAGCGGCGCGGCCCCCGCAGCATGAGCGTGGTCGGGTCGGCGGCCTGGAACCTGGCGGAGCTGGCCGAACTGCGCCGCACCGGCGGCCTCGACGCGGTCGCCGCACGGCTCGCGGAGGTGCCCGGCGCCGACGAGGGCGAGGAGGAGGCCGCGGAACCCGGCCGCCGCATCCAGATGTCCACCGGCTACGAGATGAACCCCTGGGCCGACCTCCAGCCGGCCGGTGAAGGGACGCCGACCGGAAGGAAGCTGTGGCACCGGAGCCCCGGGAGCGCGGGATGA
- a CDS encoding DUF3533 domain-containing protein — protein sequence MNFADEVKSAVTTRAALLVLGVLGLQLLFIASYVGALHRPDPTDVPFGVVAPRQVSGQLVTQLDGLPGGPLDPRAVSDAAEARRQIQNRDIDGALIVDPTRPADTVLVASGGGTVLASSLDAIIRQAEGSRQRAVRTVDVAPASPDDFDGLSSFYLVVGWCVGGYLCASILAISAGTKPANRQRAVIRTAVMALYAIAGGIGGAVIIGPILGALPGSVWALAGLGALVVFSVGMITLALEALTGIVGIGLAVLIIVIAGNPSAGGAFPLPMLPDFWRSIGPALPPGAGTWTARSIAYFKGNAVTGPLLVLSAWAAVGTALTLLLSMRRRDGDGARQAAAPPNGSSHLG from the coding sequence ATGAATTTCGCTGACGAGGTGAAGAGCGCCGTCACCACACGGGCCGCGCTGCTGGTCCTCGGCGTACTGGGGCTGCAGCTGCTGTTCATCGCCTCCTACGTCGGTGCGCTGCACCGGCCCGATCCGACGGACGTCCCCTTCGGGGTCGTCGCCCCCCGGCAGGTGTCCGGGCAGCTCGTCACCCAGCTGGACGGCCTGCCGGGCGGCCCGCTGGACCCGCGGGCGGTGTCCGACGCGGCCGAGGCGCGCAGGCAGATCCAGAACCGGGACATCGACGGCGCCCTGATCGTCGATCCCACCAGGCCGGCCGACACCGTGCTCGTCGCCTCCGGCGGCGGCACCGTGCTGGCGAGCTCGCTGGACGCGATCATCAGGCAGGCGGAGGGTTCCCGGCAGCGCGCGGTGAGGACCGTGGACGTGGCCCCGGCCTCCCCCGACGACTTCGACGGGCTCTCGTCGTTCTACCTGGTCGTGGGCTGGTGCGTCGGCGGCTACCTCTGCGCCTCCATCCTCGCGATCAGCGCGGGCACCAAACCCGCCAACCGGCAGCGCGCGGTGATCCGCACCGCGGTCATGGCGCTGTACGCGATCGCGGGCGGGATCGGCGGCGCGGTCATCATCGGCCCGATCCTCGGGGCACTCCCCGGCAGCGTGTGGGCACTGGCCGGGCTGGGCGCCCTGGTCGTCTTCTCGGTCGGCATGATCACACTCGCCCTGGAGGCCCTCACCGGCATCGTCGGCATCGGCCTGGCCGTCCTGATCATCGTCATCGCGGGCAATCCGAGCGCGGGCGGCGCCTTCCCGCTGCCGATGCTCCCGGACTTCTGGCGGTCGATCGGCCCCGCCCTGCCGCCCGGCGCGGGGACCTGGACGGCCCGCTCGATCGCGTACTTCAAGGGCAACGCGGTCACCGGTCCCCTGCTGGTGCTCTCGGCCTGGGCGGCCGTCGGCACGGCGCTCACCCTGCTGCTGTCGATGCGCCGGCGGGACGGCGACGGGGCACGGCAGGCGGCCGCTCCTCCCAACGGAAGCTCACACCTCGGCTGA